The genomic region CGTGGAGAGGGTTTGCCTTGCCTTTCTGACAGTGGCCCTTTGCCGCTCCGGGCGCTAGTAGCCACGCTGAACGTTGATgtgctccttttctctgtttgtttatGGCGTTCCCAGGAAGTCGAGGAAATGAAGCAGGCAGCATCTGAGAGGGCTTTGGAAGCCTACGTGGAGATGTCTGACTGGGCCCTGCAAAGCTCTGGTATGGACACAAGCAGCCCCGTCTCCTTGCCCTGCGCTTGTCTGCAGCCCTCCCCAAAGGCGCCTGCGCTCCAGGCGCTGCTCTCCAAAGTGGGGGAGCTGAAATGcttggggggtcccagggcaaGGCTGTGGCAGAGCAGCTCTCTCAGACTCCCTCCCAACCCTGCCCTCGGCATCCTCACGCTGCCTCTGGCGCTGCCCCCGCACGTGTTCCTGTGCGGACGGAGgggctctcttcctctcctcggCATTGGAAAAGGAGATGGCCGGGCCGTCCTTGGCTGCCCACGCAGCAAGCCCTCAGCTTGGGTCTGCTGCCATTCACGTGGGCACCGTGTGTCTCCCAGAACCCTCAGACCTTCTCCTGCTGGCGCTGGGAGTGCAGCAGTCACCAGGCACGTGGCCGCCCTCATTCCCCTGCGCGGCTGGGCAGCTGGGCAGCCCACCAGCCTGGGACGAGGACAGGACTGACAGAGGcgcagctggctggcggtgtcAGAAATAGTGTCTGAGCACCAAGCCCTCCTCGTCTGTGGCCTCTTGCAGTCCTctgctttcccctccctgcaggtgccAGCATTGACCTGCAGAGAACTTCGGAGACCTACACCTGCAAAAAGGACTGGTTCTGGAGGTTTATTGAGTTCTTTTGCACTCCCCGCAGTCCCGATCGCATTTTGCAGGTATTGTAGCAgaaatcgagagggaattctttcctttcttcctgtgaaGTTGGAGACTGACCTCAGGGCTCTCCCTTCGGTCCAGTGTTGCGCCGTCTTGGGGGTGGGAGGCGAGAGGTGGGGGGTGCcctgcagagcccctgggcagggATGTGTTTCTGCAAGGCCCTGACTAGAATGGTTTCGTAACCGCTGTTCTCCTCTGCTCCATAATACTGACAGCCCTGGCAAAGGTCGGTCAGGGAAGGAGGCCTCCTGCTTCTGTCCACTTCCTCACACACACCTCATTTTCAAGCTGAAATAGACCCCACAGACACACCGGTGCCTACGCTTCAAGCTACGTGGGCAGTTGTCTTGGCCCCAACACTCTCTCACGCTTCATTGCTCTGGCTTTCTGGTTGCAGCCGGATGTTTCCCCGGGAAACTGCTGGCCTTTCCCAGGGCGTCAGGGCCAGGTGGTCATCAGGTTGCCAGCGCGAGTCCACCTGACTGCCATCACTGTGCAGCACATCTCCAAAGAAGTCTCTCCATCTGGGACCGTCACCAGCGCCCCCAGGGACATCGCTGTCTTTGTAAGTCTCTGCTGGGTGCTTCTGGTGCGGATCTGGTCCTGGGGGAAAGCCATGACAGGGTCTTCCTTGCTTTTGTGCCTCCTCTGAGGTTGGAGTCCCGGTCTCCTGAGCACTGCAGGGCCCTGGTGAGGCTCTAGGAGTCTCCTCCTAAGGGCTCTAGAGGTCTCCTCCCTCTTAAGACTTGTTCTGGCCAAGCAGCTCAGGGTTCTTGACTAAAACTCAAGCGGAGCCTGAGCTCCACCGTAACCAGTGCTAGACTAGGGCTAGAGCCCCAGGGGAGGGTGGGTAGGTAACAGGGCTGACCCAGCACCTACGTTCCCTCTTTGTCGGGACGAGTCCGAGCTGCTCTCCTTGTGCTTTGCCCCACAGGGAGTGGATGTGGACGGAGAAGAGGAAACTCTCCTGGTGACCTTCATGTACGATGTGGCAAAAGAGGCCATTCAGACCTTCCCTCTGAAGGTGCGATGCACGCACGGTGTTGGGGGAAGATGCCAGGGAGCAAAGCAGGTTTGCCTGCAGGGCCATGGCAGGAGGAGCGTGAATGCTTTCTCCCTGGGCAGAGGGGGCCTGGGTCACCGCCAGGAGAGAGCTGGTGGGGTTGGGAGGGCTGAGTGGCACGCGGTGGTGCTAGCAAAAGGACAGTGAGGGCAAGGTCAGGCCCGTGGGAGCATGAGTCCCAAGAGATCCctggctgccttcagcagagCCCGCTGCACACGCAGCCACTGCACCCGAGCAACGTCTTTGTGCCGTGGAGAAACAGGGACGCCCGTTGGAGAAAGCCGTCGGGCAGCACCCTGGCTCCATCCCGTGGCCTGCTGGCAGGCTGGACGgtgtcctctcctcccagcatAGCATGCCCCTTCTCTCCCGCTGCTCTCACGCCTGCCCGCAGGAAAGCGGGCAGAGCAGACAGCGGGAGCTCGGGGGGGTGTCACACCAGCTGCCCCACGCAAAGGAGCACCTCCCCGGCCTCTCTGCCGGCACAGAGCGAGGcgcagagggaaggggcagaggggagggaggctgagcCCCAGCCGGGCCCATGCAGAGGGTGCCAggtgccttccccctccccgtgtccccagcctccccagcaccccgctACCAGAGCCAGCCTCAGGTTTCCACAGCCGCTCCCACCCACTGTCAGGAGCTTGTtcctgagcaggagcagggctggtggggggagATACCTTGACTGCATTGTGGCTCTTAACACCTCCgattcctcttccctcttttcctcgCAGAACGCCCCGcatcccagagccttctcctatCTCAAACTCCTTGTGAAGAGCAACTGGGGAAACCCAAAGTACACATGCATTTACCGAGTGCAGGTTCATGGGAAGAtgg from Rissa tridactyla isolate bRisTri1 chromosome 23, bRisTri1.patW.cur.20221130, whole genome shotgun sequence harbors:
- the LOC128901081 gene encoding sperm-associated antigen 4 protein-like isoform X3, with the translated sequence MARRKAPRRRRPGASKGSLGTKGNQRPAGDPSAGVELVMRPSPAGSAAQGPAEGRDKATEIARTVFSLPCLLAVALVSLWRHLLSMCLLAAQKMALQKKAFLQVFLLLPLALAAVYCGTSLPGLKPLWNCPVLMAQQTQKMQLMLEEVARLRAEISSVKQEVEEMKQAASERALEAYVEMSDWALQSSGASIDLQRTSETYTCKKDWFWRFIEFFCTPRSPDRILQPDVSPGNCWPFPGRQGQVVIRLPARVHLTAITVQHISKEVSPSGTVTSAPRDIAVFGVDVDGEEETLLVTFMYDVAKEAIQTFPLKNAPHPRAFSYLKLLVKSNWGNPKYTCIYRVQVHGKMAKPNSFN
- the LOC128901081 gene encoding sperm-associated antigen 4 protein-like isoform X2, translating into MSKAERELEGVRIGRTTESSLEEKSLQPLTGDPSAGVELVMRPSPAGSAAQGPAEGRDKATEIARTVFSLPCLLAVALVSLWRHLLSMCLLAAQKMALQKKAFLQVFLLLPLALAAVYCGTSLPGLKPLWNCPVLMAQQTQKMQLMLEEVARLRAEISSVKQEVEEMKQAASERALEAYVEMSDWALQSSGASIDLQRTSETYTCKKDWFWRFIEFFCTPRSPDRILQPDVSPGNCWPFPGRQGQVVIRLPARVHLTAITVQHISKEVSPSGTVTSAPRDIAVFGVDVDGEEETLLVTFMYDVAKEAIQTFPLKNAPHPRAFSYLKLLVKSNWGNPKYTCIYRVQVHGKMAKPNSFN